From a single Silene latifolia isolate original U9 population chromosome 6, ASM4854445v1, whole genome shotgun sequence genomic region:
- the LOC141587553 gene encoding uncharacterized protein LOC141587553 — translation MEAWAFEYEDTLQLLKQEWFHYDRGSSVTKLSRKLRRTRYVFKNWTLNKRKSWNEKWSEFDDRLEIELEIIFSGHSEEGYQKWHDTYIEFNKAATLYWRQRSKIHWIKYGDAGTRFFFNSVKHRHDRNLIVGLKKDDNSWTFDRQELAGIFDDHFKNIYGVNISHGTFQQYQETHKHLFGNIKFLLSSDQQDFFSSSFTRKEVRTAVFQHGSTKSPGPDGIPALFYQKFWFHIKTEVEDAVLFMLNTGNISAEFNRTAIALIPKVASSKTVDNFRPISLCNVIMKIVTKCISNRLKGVMSFLVGDYQNGFVPGRHIADNILLSYELLHHISNKRIGKRGLIAVTVDMSKAYDRLNWNFIRCTLLSMKFPFTFVDLIMNCVTTVSYEVLINGSPGKSFTPKAGIRQGDPLSSYLFALCTEVLSQLLCSAQDKKLIKGIRISRDAPPISHLLFADDSIFFLDARASDCVALMTLLTQYGDASGQRINEAKTTITTSPNCTLRNYKDCLKILKAPGHKSMGKYLRLPTDFGSSKKEIFAMVIDKVRTRIQSWNNNYLSSAGRLTLINSVLSSLSLFSLSDKWIYGLSLGQLLGLSEHEINAKPSLTVCQLQNASGDWDVEAVFSICGNILAPYILALPLAAEDFDDSLYWTRNKNGQYSVKSGYAMALSKFWTTKATHTDHNRMTASSKSFSSKRNLPWNYQCKLCASFDDHLESLEHLFRDCLISSHIWAGSPLGIRSFNGNNIPIQLWVINWISFLHKEYSLDSCILFISTLWRIWCLRKDLVFRPDSVMGLSSQIRILTTDAINNTSVAKLRLSSFAIPLSGDSSVLESIKNHLPFFIINNCLCSDNIRLMCDASWHSDFRASAGWILQDSVGDVLYTGRSRFRASSAFQAEAMALFHALKDAACKGYWHVDAQSDCLPPVLLLAGCTDVQQDLKTLCRSIFNVLTSFHCCSISHCPRVLNRPAHCLAISAR, via the exons ATGGAAGCCTGGGCTTTTGAATATGAAGATACACTTCAACTTTTGAAGCAAGAATGGTTTCATTATGATAGAGGATCTTCAGTGACAAAGCTTTCACGGAAATTACGACGAACTCGATATGTTTTCAAGAATTGGACTCTCAATAAGCGAAAATCATGGAATGAAAAATGGTCGGAGTTTGATGACAGATTAGAAATTGAGCTGGAAATAATTTTTAGTGGTCATAGTGAAGAAGGATATCAAAAATGGCATGATACCTATATTGAATTTAATAAAGCTGCAACACTTTATTGGCGACAACGATCAAAAATACATTGGATCAAATATGGGGACGCTGGTACTCGGTTCTTTTTTAATTCGGTTAAACATCGGCATGATCGTAATTTGATTGTGGGTTTGAAAAAGGATGATAATTCTTGGACCTTTGATAGGCAAGAGTTAGCTGGTATTTTTGATGATCATTTCAAAAATATATATGGAGTCAATATTTCTCATGGTACTTTTCAACAATATCAAGAGACTCATAAGCATTTGTTTGGGAATATAAAGTTCTTGTTATCTAGCGATCAGCAAGACTTTTTCTCTTCCTCTTTCACACGTAAGGAAGTAAGAACGGCTGTTTTTCAACATGGCTCAACTAAATCACCCGGACCGGATGGAATTCCTGCTCTTTTCTATCAAAAATTCTGGTTTCACATTAAAACCGAAGTTGAGGATGCTGTTCTTTTTATGCTTAATACGGGGAATATTTCAGCTGAATTCAATCGTACTGCTATTGCACTCATTCCTAAGGTTGCTAGTTCGAAAACAGTTGACAATTTTCGACCAATCAGTCTTTGTAATGTTATTATGAAGATTGTTACAAAGTGTATTTCTAACAGATTAAAAGGGGTCATGTCTTTTCTCGTAGGGGATTATCAAAATGGGTTTGTTCCTGGTAGACACATTGCTGATAATATTTTATTATCTTATGAGTTATTACATCACATCTCCAATAAGCGTATTGGAAAAAGGGGTCTTATTGCTGTTACAGTAGATATGAGCAAAGCTTATGATCGGCTGAATTGGAATTTCATTAGATGTACTCTTCTTTCCATGAAGTTTCCGTTTACTTTTGTCGACCTTATTATGAATTGTGTCACTACGGTGTCTTATGAAGTTTTGATCAATGGTTCGCCAGGGAAGAGTTTTACTCCAAAAGCTGGTATTCGTCAGGGGGATCCGCTTTCTTCGTATCTCTTTGCATTATGTACAGAAGTTTTATCTCAATTACTTTGCTCAGCACAAGACAAAAAACTGATTAAGGGTATACGAATTTCACGTGATGCTCCTCCTATTTCGCATTTACTTTTTGCAGACGATTCTATTTTCTTTCTAGATGCTCGGGCATCGGATTGTGTTGCCTTAATGACGTTATTAACTCAATATGGGGACGCATCTGGCCAACGCATAAATGAGGCTAAGACTACTATTACTACGAGTCCTAATTGCACTCTTCGAAATTACAAAGATTGTTTGAAAATCTTGAAAGCACCGGGGCACAAAAGCATGGGCAAATACTTGAGGTTACCTACTGATTTTGGATCTTCGAAAAAGGAGATTTTTGCTATGGTCATTGATAAAGTTCGAACAAGAATTCAAAGCTGGAATAATAATTACTTATCATCGGCTGGACGACTGACTCTTATTAATTCAGTACTCTCTTcgctttcccttttctctctatCG GATAAATGGATTTATGGATTGTCGTTGGGTCAGCTTCTCGGCCTTTCTGAACATGAAATCAATGCGAAGCCATCTCTTACTGTGTGTCAATTGCAAAATGCTTCTGGGGATTGGGATGTTGAGGCGGTTTTTTCTATTTGTGGCAATATTTTGGCACCTTACATCCTTGCTCTTCCTCTTGCTGCTGAAGATTTTGATGATAGTCTATATTGGACTAGAAATAAAAATGGTCAGTATTCTGTTAAAAGTGGATATGCGATGGCCTTGTCGAAATTTTGGACTACCAAGGCTACTCATACAGATCATAATCGGATGACTGCTTCTTCTAAATCATTTT CCAGTAAAAGAAATCTTCCATGGAATTATCAGTGCAAACTTTGTGCATCTTTTGATGATCACTTGGAATCTTTAGAGCATCTTTTTCGTGACTGCTTGATTTCATCACACATCTGGGCGGGTTCACCGTTAGGCATTCGCAGTTTTAATGGCAACAATATTCCTATTCAGTTATGGGTAATTAATTGGATTAGTTTTCTTCATAAGGAGTATTCCTTGGATTCCTGCATTCTCTTTATAAGCACGTTATGGCGAATATGGTGCTTACGGAAAGATTTGGTTTTTCGTCCGGACTCGGTTATGGGGTTATCTTCACAAATTAGGATTCTTACGACGGATGCTATCAATAACACTTCAGTGGCTAAGCTTCGTCTTTCTTCCTTTGCCATTCCACTTTCGGGGGATTCATCTGTATTGGAGTCAATTAAGAATCATCTGCCATTTTTTATCATCAACAATTGTCTTTGCTCCGATAACATCCGTCTTATGTGCGATGCTTCTTGGCATTCGGATTTTAGGGCTTCTGCTGGATGGATTCTTCAGGATTCAGTTGGAGACGTTCTTTATACAGGACGTTCTCGTTTTCGGGCAAGCTCTGCTTTTCAAGCTGAAGCAATGGCTCTGTTTCATGCTCTCAAGGATGCTGCTTGTAAGGGTTATTGGCATGTTGATGCTCAGTCTGATTGTCTTCCTCCGGTTCTTCTTCTTGCTGGCTGCACGGATGTCCAACAAGACCTCAAGACTCTCTGTCGTTCTATTTTTAATGTTCTTACTTCGTTTCATTGTTGTTCAATAAGTCACTGTCCAAGGGTTCTAAATCGGCCTGCTCATTGTCTTGCGATTTCCGCAAGATGA